Genomic DNA from Solanum pennellii chromosome 3, SPENNV200:
TATTTGTTGCTGCTCAGAGTGCAATGTATCAGTTTTTTACTTCAAATAAGGTGAGACAGCTACCAGAACTCtgtttcttatactttttaatcaacctttgaatttttttttaagtttttgcaATTTCTAAATCACGTTGCATTTTGCACAGTTGGACATCCAAATGCATGACCGAAAGCAAATCTCTGGCCAAATTTATCCATTGCAAAATAGAAGCTTCAACCCGAGGTTCTTTTTATGTGTGTCTTTTATTTCTGGGCACCTAATAATGCTTAGCCAATTTGAAGTAACAAATAGTCCTATAAGTCTTGAACAGATTAAGTTATAGATGGAGTAATGAAGAGCTATTGCTTGCTACCGGAACAGGAGATAGTCACTTGATACATCAGTTACAACTGCGCAGTGCCTATGCTGGAGCTCCTGtatgttttcttctttccaAATTTCATCGCTTCCTAATTCTTTTAAATGGATCTCTGCCATTGTGTAGTTGATAATGTGAAAGATTTATCTTCAGTTGTTGAATTCAGGGAACACCAACATACTTTGACgtcaattaaaatttaattttcaaaaagggttgcaCCTAAACTGCTGTTTCCCTTGGCCACTTTGTTAATTTCTTATTCTGGAACTGTTAAAATTTAGAGCGGGAAGGGTATATTTCCCCTTGGAAGTAAAAGTAAAGAAAGGTTAGGAGAGAAAAAATGGAATTTGTTATAAGGGAAAATggcaaaaaaacaaaacaaatagaGAAGAAAGTCGGAAAAAGAAGAGCATGAAAAGAGTGGGGATAGTTTCCTTTACCGTCTTATTcttcactttctctttcttcctttttccttcttattcttcgttctcttttgttttttgtCCCTCCTTTTATTCTTTCACtgtactttttttcttttagggagggggggggggttcctGCTCTAGCTTCCTTCTGTTGTCCTTTTCCTAGTAGTATTTCTGCACTCAATTTTAACAGTTCTCTTTAGAAATATGAGTAAAAATTTTATGAGCTTAAGATCGAACTTCATATGCTTAAGGGTCGTTTGGTTGGTGGGATAAGTATACTAATCCCGAGATATCCCACAGAGAAGGTGAGACAGGTAATTCCATGGGGTTAATATGTTTCTTTCTCTAAATTTCTTACCTGCTTATTACTTTGTCCATGTCAAACAGGTTTCATTTTATAGAGTTTAGTTCTATGTTCTGTTGCTTTCATAAgtctttatatttaaatttctagGGGAGTTCCAGAACCAGGGAAAACTCTGGAGAACCCTTGGCGACATCATATCATTCGAAGTTTTTGGGAACTGTCGACTATATATGGTACTCTTTACTTAATAGGAGCAGTGCATTTGCCTGAAATTGAGTATTACTGCCATACGTCAATGGTAGTTTCCTTTTTAAACATTGTGAGGTGATGCAGGCACACAACAGAGTTTGTTCCAGTACGAGTTCTTGATACCTTACCTGTCGATATTTTAAGGAGAACAGGAGGGCTTCCTAGTGAGGTAATAGCTAGCTATTTGATTCAAGGAAAAACATATAAGTGCCTTGTGAGTTATTTCCATAgagaatataatatttgatgaaaGCTAATAGACGATTAACTCTGAGAAGGCTCAATCCCAGTGCTTAAAATCACTTTTGAAGTTTGCTGGGCTGTGATCAACTTCTTCAACTATCTTATGAAGAACTTGTTCAATTTTCTTGTTTCTGCAGAAATGGGGAAGTGATCATCTTTCTCTAGTGTGTGAACTGGCTTTTGCTGATGAAGGGAGTGAGACTTGACTATTCCTTTCGattaaagttaaaagttgaaatacAAAACGGAAGGTCTATCATGACATACTGCTTCATGGGATAAGCAGATTCATCGGTGCATAGAAGAATCTTGTGTGAACATAAGTGTACAAGGAGGAACATGGGAAAGAACAGAGACTGGCGAAGTTACATTATAGGGATCAAAAAGACGATCCATttcgtgtttttttttttgtctgtcCTCTTCATCTTAGTAActtattaatcataattaatgttttattaaatataataaaaccaTCTGAATCATAGTTTTGTTTCCAACAGAAGATTGCACTATTCATTGTAACTTGTAAAGAAACATGGTAAGTTGCAACCTTAAAAGGAGAGACTGTCGCATCGTTCAAATATCTAGTCAACTGCTAATTTAAAACATCTTCTACATTTGACCTTGTCATAGATTAAAAAGCTGCTAACTTTGTGTTTTTTCTGAAAATTGGTTTTAATAACTTGGACATATCTGAAATTACAAAAATTGAAATGCTTTTTAAGTTAACATTTATGACTACGAGTAATACGACCTTCTGTGTCATCCTCCACTAAGTAATTCTTTACCTATTCTGATATTTCTATTCTACTTGGCTCATAAAATGGTAGATATCCATcattttcagaaaatatttcACAGCATCAAAGTAAATAAGTTCAGGTCGTGCCACAATTTCAACCACCCACAACTAAAACGAAAGCAAAAGATCATCTATCTCATACAAAACACATATTCGCGtcgattttattttaatgttcttTTCTGGAAAACATGAAAAGGTCCCCTaatgaaagacaaaagaaaaagcAAAACAAGGGGCTCTACCTTACACCTTTCAGATTCTCCACATATGAAATCAAAGAAAACCACAAACTTATGTGCATAATGTAACATATCTAAGCATTACACAATTGCTCAAATATATTGATAGTAACATGAATAGAATTTCCTCTTCCTTTTTAAAGATGAACATCTGTTGAGCAAAGGCGAAAAATCCCAagaaccacccctttcattgctCACATTTTTCGACTTTACAACACACCCTTCAACTTAATAATTATGGAGCTGATTGATCTTATACCAAAACTGCATCTAACCATCTTAAGTCAACTTCATCAAGGTCGActtcatctttgaaaattttgcaaTAAAGACACTCAATCCAACCATCACAGCATTGAAAAGTGTTGTCCAAGCCTATAGCATCTGTATATGGATCAAATAATTGTGATATATCTTTATCAAATAAAGCATTGTCATCAAAGCCTAGAAGTTTCAAGCTATTCCCCGTAACTGCTGTTTCCTCGATGTTCAAGTGAAGCAGCTCTGTATGAATAGGAGACATGATTGTAGGCTCGTCTAGTACACTGAAAATGGACTTGTCATTGCTGTGGTCCTCAGTTCCctttgttaatattttacaaCTTGCTATCGTTGGTTGTCTGGCTTTCGTTTTCTTCCTGACATTCACTTCAGTCATCTCCATAACACTATTGCTAATGGAGCCTTGTTCTATCAAAGGATGTTCGATCAATTCTGAAATGCCCTGTCTTTGTTTGATAAATTCATGAAGCATTTGGTCCTCAAAACTCAAGTTAAAATCTTCAGAACCTGAATCTGGCATTCGAGCCATATCTCTCGTTAGATTTTCATTGGACTCAACCGGGGCAGCAGCTGATGATGTGGGGACATCTAGCACCGAAGACGGGGAAGGGTGTGAGTACACTCGATTTTTCCCATTTATAGGATGAGACGTACACGCCATAGAACACTCAGCAGGAGCAGGGCTCAAATTCTTACCCTTCCCCAATGAAATAATCCTATCAAATTCAGCCCTCTTTGCCTCGTATGCTTGTGAAGCCGCCTCCAAAGTCTCAAAAGTCCCTAACCATATTCTTTTCCCCTGCGAGGGATCTCTGATCTCAGCTGCATATTTCCCCCATTTCCTCATCCTAACTCCTTTAGGCAACGCGGACGATTTTAGCTGCACCTTCTTATTTTCATGAATCTTCTTGGAATCTTTAATCCTAATGTTATCAAGTTTagaacattttttaaaatcattctCCCATGAAACAACAGGAATAACAATTTCCTTAACAACACGCTTGATTCTGTTCGCATTTTTATCGAAACGAGCAGCATTCTGATCATCATCGCTCTCAGAGTCCGTAGCATCAGGATCATCATAAACTATTCGAACTTTCCTCACTGAACTAATGCAACCATCCATGACCCTCTCCCTTTTAACATCCTTTTCCAACTTCATATCTTTAACAATTTGGGGCAAAAATagataaaccctaaaccctttCACCTTCACATCCACCAACACCAAGAATTAAATTTCTGGTAAAATCGTTAGTCCCAAGAAAACCCCAGAAATTCTACAACCAAATCAGAAAAACACAACCTTTTCACATGAAAAGCCTCAAAGCACTCCACTCCAAAACAAGTCCTCCTGTAAAcacaacaaaaatacaaaaacccttTTAAACCCCATAAACCCCATTGAATATCCATGTCTCACAAACAGTACTAATACAAGATTCAAATCATGTAAATCTgttctttaaagaaaaaatgtacAAACAAAATCATGTAAATCATACATAAACAAGAATTTGTACAAACACCATACATCACATGCAtagatatattttataaagtacaaattaaaagatcaagatcatacctTTTTGGTCTAGAAAAATGATGGAAGAAGGTAAGAGACACTTTTCTTGCCTACAAAATTGAACCAACACAACAGTgaatgagaaaaagaaaaaagcaaaGTTCTTCAGAAGCTCTAAGCCAGATCAATTACACCTCTGATCACAAACGACATATAATTCCTTTTTCTGTCTCCTAATCACTCatgaaaaatgttaaaatttttgttttaaaaaaataattagattcaAATAAAACTGATAAAATCTCTCACTGTAAACAGAAGTGTTAAAAGAGTAGAACTCTGTTCTTTCTCCCAAACAAAGTGGAGAGAATTTGGGGGTAGAATGACAATTTCAAGAACCATATAAAGTGTCCGCGTGGACTCTCTATGGGACCATAATATaatactactttttttttatatatatatatattttaattaattttctaaactAAAGTTTGAAAGAGTaattgtttttctatttttacttgtatttgtattttctcaaaaataaatatttgttttttagtgGAATTTTGTTAAAGTctgaataatttaaattttgaaggaaggttctttattaaaaattttctatatCAAGCTTAAAACTTTCTACGTTTCTAGTATTTACTTCCTTTTACCTTTTCTCAACTTTTATAttggaatttaaattttttttactaatttgtTTTGGTTACTTCCATTAATGTTAAAGAAATAACGTCCTATTTTAGGAAGAACAATAAATgtttccttatttatttatttatcaattagtcaagtttaaggatatttttaaaactatcaaaaaatttaaaggcgaaattaacaatttttgttaaattcaACAGTGTTTTCGTTTTTCAAACTTTCActtgaaaaggaaataaaataatccttgctattttataaatattgaagGGGAGAGTAATTTTAATTCCACATataatcttaataataaaataaaattgctaATGTTGTGTTTAGAACTTGAATCAGTGTGcatttttaattcataaacATGTATTCGAGGAGCTTTTGGGCTTGTTGTAAATGTTTTTCCATAGTTGGAGAGACAATTAATTTATTGACTGGTCAATAATTAAGTAGGagtgttgttttttcaatttttcatcacTTGTTTAGAGTAACtgattagttatttattttttttaaaaaaaaatcaattaattttacgACCCATATTTAGCATTTTTGTAGCAAAATGACCAAAGGTATTTTTAATTTCCAAAGATGCAATATTTTGATATCTATATTGATGTCTcgtctaatttaaatttgtattatataaaatttatcaaagtaAAAAGTCATGTGTATTGGgatgtatttttataaatatttgaatgtgcCATGTTCAATCATGGAGagataaattatattcatttcattgtaattttaatgattattacaaaaataacaataagtttgagttatattttaataataattcttaTTTTCATCCCAGGGCGtgcaaaatataatgaaaaataggatTGATTGTATGGTTGGGagattaaaattcaaattctagaaggaaaaaaattgaaggtgatttttgtgtatttatttaaaaatgtattttatttgatacTTTAAGAGATTATTTGGTAAGAGAATATGTGAGTTATTCGGATTgtgaatttgatattaatttttttttcatgcttAGTTAAAAGCATTagctaaaatattattaaaatcataacaataattTGGATAACTTATGTAGTAAAAGTTAGGATATGTTATTCATATATCAACTTGATTTTAAttgtaaaattataagtttgaGAAATATTAGTGTTAAATCAAACGGCCAAAGagtattgatttgatatttcatttattttaatatgatttgtgtttgatgacatgaagttgaagaaaaacgTGAATGCTATAAACAAAATAATCTGAAGAAAAAACGTGAAGCAAGTAGAACTTTATGATtctaaatatatcataatatttgtgtgattagaaaatttttaacacataattttatacttatcaaataataatataattatcttaaaaataaattaattaaaaaaaacaaaataaatagaattagaGATGACAATGGGATTGCACGGTAGAGCGGGATTGAATCTTTGCGGCATGGCTTACAAATataaacatttaattaatttcataatttatctAATACTAcattaaaagtataaaaaaatccTTATAAATGTTGATTTAACGCTTTGCCCTTCATAAAAAGCTTCATTTTAAACAAAATCgttattatcattttttcccCCTAATATTTAAGAGTTTAAATcaattaaagttatatttattaaaactttCAAATTTGAACTATTTTATAGGAAGTCCTCAGTATATGTAGACCAAATATAAGGACTAATTTTATTTCTCCATTAGCAGTGTTTTCTGTTCATACTATGAATATTTCAACTATTTTGTAATCCTTTAGATTTATATGAGGGTCTTTTTGTAAGTGAAATTTCACAAAGTAATCCATCTATCTATCGTAAAATGAGAATTTTTAACGCTAAATATTGAtcgattaaaatatttttaaatattttcatttattattttaaataaatattatttaattaatattctaATATTTAAACCTTTCAAATAGATAAGGTATTGTAATATGAAGAATCAAGATGTTAGTTGAAATTGGTATGTTAGTACccctttattttaaattgtttatcacattttgatttgatacaaaatttaaaatattaaaaaattacttttgaattttaaaatatttaaatgtattacgtgaaaaattgaaactagaaattttcccttttttttaaaaaaaaaaggacacgTTCTTCTTAAGAAAAACTTaaagaaaagcaagacaattaatttgaattgagagaataata
This window encodes:
- the LOC107013052 gene encoding ethylene-responsive transcription factor ERF118; this translates as MKLEKDVKRERVMDGCISSVRKVRIVYDDPDATDSESDDDQNAARFDKNANRIKRVVKEIVIPVVSWENDFKKCSKLDNIRIKDSKKIHENKKVQLKSSALPKGVRMRKWGKYAAEIRDPSQGKRIWLGTFETLEAASQAYEAKRAEFDRIISLGKGKNLSPAPAECSMACTSHPINGKNRVYSHPSPSSVLDVPTSSAAAPVESNENLTRDMARMPDSGSEDFNLSFEDQMLHEFIKQRQGISELIEHPLIEQGSISNSVMEMTEVNVRKKTKARQPTIASCKILTKGTEDHSNDKSIFSVLDEPTIMSPIHTELLHLNIEETAVTGNSLKLLGFDDNALFDKDISQLFDPYTDAIGLDNTFQCCDGWIECLYCKIFKDEVDLDEVDLRWLDAVLV